The genomic region TCAAATTGCCGAGCAGCAGAAAAATGAAGATGGTTCGATTCGGGTCGTGTTGCAACGCTGGGGGGGATAATGACGGACTTGACTAACTCTGAGATCGCCGATACGCCAGAGCGTTCGGGTCTGGAGCCAGAGTTAGGCGGTCTTCTGCGCGATACTCCCGATCGCACGGGTTTCGAGCCGGAATTGGGCGGAAGCCTACGCGAAAAAGGGGTTTACGTAGACGAACCCACCTGCATTGGTTGCAAGCACTGCGCTCACGTCGCTCGCAATACGTTTTACATTGAAGAGGATTACGGGCGATCGCGCGTCATCCGTCAAGATGGCGACCCGGAAGACGTGATTCAAGAGGCGATCGATACCTGTCCGGTGGATTGCATTCACTGGGTAGACTATCGCGAACTCAAGCAACTCGAACAAGAGCGGCAATATCAGGTCATCCCGATTGCTGGATTTCCCGCCGAACAAGGGATTTCTTCGGTCGCCACCCGTCGTAAGAAAGAACGAGCGAAGAAATCTAAACCTCGAACTCTTTAGCGGTGGCGATAGGGGGATCCCCCTTCCCGAAATCTGGCTAAAAACAATCCCCAATCACTCGCCGTGATTGGGGATTGTTCGTAAAGCTTGTTTGGGGAGAGGCGTTGGGAGGAGATCGTCCCAACCTTCCCAGTCTCATGACCTAGATTTTATTCTGGAGAACTCAAAATTTCCTCTGACGATTCTTGAGGGTCTTCCTCGGGAACCGATACGGTTTTCTGCACGAGGAAAGGAAGGGCGGCGCCAGTTAAGCCGCGTCGAATCCGTTCCGGTGTTTCTTCAAAAATCACAAACAGTGGATAGATCGAATCGCTGCCTTCGCCAATAATGTATTGGTAGTGCAACGGCATGATCCATTCGTATCCGTGACTGAGCCATAACTGAGTCTGGCGCCAGCGACGGAGCAAACTC from Oxynema aestuarii AP17 harbors:
- a CDS encoding ferredoxin translates to MTDLTNSEIADTPERSGLEPELGGLLRDTPDRTGFEPELGGSLREKGVYVDEPTCIGCKHCAHVARNTFYIEEDYGRSRVIRQDGDPEDVIQEAIDTCPVDCIHWVDYRELKQLEQERQYQVIPIAGFPAEQGISSVATRRKKERAKKSKPRTL